Proteins co-encoded in one Populus trichocarpa isolate Nisqually-1 chromosome 10, P.trichocarpa_v4.1, whole genome shotgun sequence genomic window:
- the LOC7458639 gene encoding cyclin-L1-1: MALDISFCGRPCVFVNFKIVACGVVYAAARRFQVPLPENPPWWKAFDAEKYGIDEVCKVLAHLYSLPKAQYISVCKDGDFSSSNKSSDSQLQPVIPKMEHGGLPNDGASIAFVFRKQSNLVNFHGVAYVPANNDLTEQRQLQGGERDRDRIKAQDHDRGRDSVRERERDEIERDRDRGKDRGHPRSKDRGRESGHSEKSRHHSSHGVSFNWPSEVHLFSFVHVCGSPLIGDYFAFLDPYYHSFSYSSREKDRSMWALVIIYMLELPVGLCMHAFPITSERYMYQHGLQRHYLYILITWLFYIFRLRSFVRREGRRRNIMLGQEQKLKITEFHFASSLNTIRSVLETGPFCANLF; encoded by the exons ATGGCACTTGATATTTCGT TTTGCGGACGACCTTGTGTGTTTGTTAATTTCAAGATTGTAGCTTGTGGGGTTGTATATGCTGCAGCTCGTAGATTCCAAGTACCTCTTCCTGAAAATCCACCATGGTGGAAAGCATTCGATGCAGAGAAATATGGGATTGATGAAGTTTGTAAAGTTTTGGCTCATCTGTATAGCCTTCCTAAGGCACAGTATATATCAGTCTGCAAGGATggagatttttcttcttctaacaaGTCGTCAGATTCACAACTGCAGCCAGTAATTCCAAAG ATGGAGCATGGTGGATTGCCTAATGATGGAGCAAGTATTGCTTTTGTTTTCAGAAAACAAAGCAACCTCGT GAACTTCCATGGAGTGGCCTACGTACCTGCTAATAATGATTTAACTGAGCAAAGGCAGCTCCAA GGGGGAGAGAGGGATAGGGATAGGATAAAGGCCCAGGATCACGATAGGGGCAGAGATTCTGTCAGGGAAAGAGAgcgagatgaaattgaaagagacAGGGATAGAGGTAAGGATCGAGGTCATCCTCGTTCAAAGGATAGAGGAAGAGAATCAG GCCACTCGGAGAAATCAAGGCATCATTCATCACACGGTGTGTCTTTTAACTGGCCTTCCGAGGTTCATCTTTTTTCCTTCGTGCACGTGTGTGGCAGTCCTCTTATCGGCGACTATTTTGCATTTTTAGATCCTTATTACCACAGTTTCTCCTATTCATCAAGAGAGAAGGATCGATCGATGTGGGCATTAGTGATCATATATATGCTTGAACTGCCCGTTGGCTTGTGCATGCATGCATTTCCTATCACTTCCGAGAGATATATGTACCAGCACGGACTACAAAGACACTacctatatatattaataacatgGTTGTTTTACATATTTCGTCTGCGTTCCTTTGTGAGGagggaaggaagaagaagaaacatcaTGCTAGGAcaggaacaaaaattaaaaatcaccgAGTTCCATTTTGCTAGTTCCCTCAACACTATCCGCTCTGTACTTGAAACTGGGCCTTTCTGTGCAAATCTTTTTTAA
- the LOC7489630 gene encoding uncharacterized protein LOC7489630 yields MLSTNDPMESFMNSIQVVKDALSPLELGIRKAAKDLETCWGVSKNDDKATHDLVTDNSSKVSIFTVKNKSVSLGNSENRQGVVNEEKKKGFLSIKFPIRSLLGMFSMNLEGGHRNGGDNKAGLPKKVLKEKEMSNEDGSCVNCLRFAMTLSLLVNGLVQAFPGPFKMNKKRFQKVGDEDKDYLHSSKNGSKAKVSGEMKLRKSKGQSVKGYQNVSEKGKEEKPVSLECFIGFLFDQLAQNLQKFDLGLQERDIKGCENDCSTSPPAYSQFDHLRAIISIWEGQKVYVDGVLGNLSFARVGGVPSSIVGVSSSVNEEGDDGASSAPTNSAEDTGSSSPQNLASGLLSIPLSNVERLRSTLSTVSLTELIELVPQLGRSSKDYPDKKKLFSVQDFFRYTEAEGRRFFEELDRDGDGQVNLEDLEIALRKRKLPQRYAREFMRRARSHLFSKSFGWKQFLSLMEQKEPTILRAYTSLCLSKSGTLQKSEILASLKNSGLPVNEDNAVAMMRFLNADTEESISYGHFRNFMLLLPSDRLQDDPRNIWFEAATVVAVAPPVEIPAGSVLRSALAGGLSCALSCSLMHPVDTIKTRVQASTLAFPEIISKLPQVGVRGLYRGSIPAIWGQFTSHGLRTGIFEATKLVLINVAPTLPDIQVQSVASLCSTVLGTAVRIPCEVLKQRLQAGLFDNVGQAIVGTWQQDGLNGFFRGTGATLLREVPFYVAGMCLYGESKKVAQQLLRRELEPWETIAVGALSGGLTAVITTPFDVLKTRMMTAPPGRTVSMSLIAFSILRHEGPLGLFKGAVPRFFWIAPLGAMNFAGYELARKAMDKNEEATKVE; encoded by the exons ATGTTGTCTACAAATGATCCAATGGAGTCCTTTATGAATTCAATTCAAGTGGTCAAAGATGCACTTTCACCACTTGAACTCGGGATTCGGAAAGCTGCTAAAGATCTTGAAACTTGTTGGGGGGTTTCAAAGAATGATGATAAGGCAACCCATGATCTAGTTACTGATAATAGCAGCAAAGTTTCTATCTTTACTGTGAAAAATAAGAGTGTTAGTCTTGGAAATAGTGAGAATAGGCAGGGTGTGGTtaatgaagagaaaaagaaaggatttTTATCTATTAAGTTTCCTATTAGGAGTTTGTTGGGGATGTTTTCTATGAATTTGGAAGGTGGGCATAGAAATGGAGGTGATAATAAGGCTGGGCTTCCGAAGAAAGTCTtgaaagagaaggaaatgaGTAATGAAGACGGGTCTTGTGTAAATTGTTTGCGGTTTGCCATGACTTTGTCTTTGTTGGTTAATGGTTTGGTTCAGGCATTTCCTGGCCCATTTAAGATGAACAAGAAACGGTTTCAGAAAGTAGGTGACGAGGATAAAGATTATTTGCATTCGTCCAAAAATGGGTCGAAAGCTAAGGTTTCAGGTGAAATGAAGCTAAGGAAATCAAAGGGTCAATCTGTTAAAGGGTACCAGAATGTGAGTGAGAAGGGTAAGGAGGAGAAACCTGTGTCCCTCGAATGCTTTATAGGGTTTCTATTTGACCAATTGGCTCAGAATCTACAGAAGTTTGATCTGGGTTTACAGGAAAGAGATATCAAGGGTTGTGAAAATGATTGTTCAACCTCACCTCCAGCATACTCCCAGTTTGATCATTTGAGGGCAATCATAAGTATTTGGGAAGGTCAAAAGGTGTATGTAGATGGGGTTTTGGGAAATTTGAGTTTTGCGAGAGTGGGTGGTGTGCCATCAAGTATAGTTGGAGTATCCTCTTCAGTTAATGAAGAGGGTGATGATGGTGCAAGTAGTGCACCTACCAACAGCGCTGAGGACACAGGGAGTAGTTCACCACAGAATCTAGCAAGTGGGTTACTGAGCATTCCGCTATCAAATGTAGAGCGTTTGAGATCCACATTATCTACTGTTTCATTGACGGAGCTAATTGAGCTTGTGCCACAACTTGGTCGATCTTCTAAAGACTATCCTGACAAGAAAAAGCTATTCTCTGTCCAGGATTTCTTTAGATACACAGAGGCTGAAG GAAGAAGATTCTTTGAGGAACTTGACAGAGATGGTGATGGTCAAGTGAATTTGGAAGATCTTGAAATCGCATTGAGAAAGAGAAAATTGCCCCAGAGATATGCCCGGGAATTCATGCGGCGTGCTAGAAGTCACTTGTTCTCAAAATCATTTGGGTGGAAACAATTTTTGTCCTTGATGGAACAGAAGGAACCAACAATTCTGCGTGCTTACACTTCTCTGTGTTTAAGCAAGTCTGGGACCCTGCAAAAGAGTGAAATATTGGCATCACTAAAAAATTCTGGACTTCCAGTGAATGAAGACAATGCTGTTGCTATGATGCGATTTCTGAATGCTGATACAGAAGAATCTATTTCTTATGGGCATTTTCGTAATTTTATGCTTTTGCTGCCTTCTGATCGACTTCAAGATGATCCCAG GAATATATGGTTTGAAGCAGCAACTGTTGTTGCCGTTGCACCACCCGTGGAAATACCTGCTGGAAGCGTTTTACGATCTGCATTGGCCGGGGGTCTTTCATGTGCACTCTCTTGTTCTCTTATGCACCCTGTTGATACAATAAAG ACTCGGGTGCAAGCTTCAACATTGGCCTTCCCAGAAATAATTTCAAAGCTTCCACAAGTTGGAGTTCGAGGATTGTATAGGGGTTCAATTCCTGCAATTTGGGGAcagtttacaag CCACGGCTTGCGAACTGGGATATTTGAAGCTACCAAACTTGTGCTAATAAATGTTGCCCCAACACTCCCAGATATCCAG GTTCAATCTGTAGCATCATTATGCAGCACAGTTTTGGGGACAGCAGTGCGGATCCCTTGTGAGGTATTGAAGCAGCGTTTGCAGGCTGGCCTTTTTGACAATGTAGGACAGGCTATTGTTGGTACATGGCAGCAAGATGGCCTAAATGGGTTCTTTCGTGGGACTGGTGCCACTCTTCTCCGTGAGGTTCCATTTTATGTTGCTGGCATGTGTCTATATGGTGAATCCAAGAAG GTTGCTCAACAACTTTTAAGGCGGGAGCTGGAACCCTGGGAAACAATTGCTGTTGGGGCTTTATCTGGAGGCCTAACTGCTGTTATCACTACCCCTTTCGATGTACTGAAAACTAGAATGATGACGGCGCCACCAGGAAGAACTGTATCAATGTCATTGATAGCTTTCTCTATACTCCGACATGAGGGGCCCCTTGGCTTATTCAAAGGAGCAGTGCCGAGGTTCTTCTGGATTGCTCCCTTAGGTGCCATGAACTTTGCAGGCTATGAGCTAGCAAGGAAGGCCATGGACAAAAACGAGGAGGCCACAAAAGTTGAGTAG